CCAGGCCCGCAGGCGTGTCCAGCCTCACATCGATATCATCGTGGTGAATCTCCTCAAAGGATCCATACTCTCCCGTCACGAGTCCCGACTCCACGGCAAAGGTGGCAACTCCAATCGAACCATGACCGCACATTGTGGCGAAGCCTCGACTGTGCGAGAACACCACGCCGAGATCCGCATCAGCACGGGTGGGAGGGAATACAAACGCACCGAACATGTTGCGGTGACCTCGTGGCTCAAGCATGAGCAACCGTCGAAGGCCGTCATAGTGGTGTTCCAGCTGCTGCATCACTGCTATGGCGTTAGTTCCATGCAGTCCTTGCAATCCCGAGACGACAATTCGCGTGGGCTCGCCCTGGGTGTGTGATTCCACGGTTCGGATGATCGCTCGTTCTCTGTATACGTCGCACGATTGCAATCGTCTGACAGCGGCATCGCTGCGCTCCCAAAAATCGTTATCGACTGATGCGTTGCTACCTGTCTGAGCAGTGGTGTTCATCGTTTTCCTTTGGAGAACCATTGTATTGTGGAGGAACGTTGCGTCATGGAAGAACATTTCATGAGCCGAAGAACTTCCGTCACGCCCTCCTGGTGTGTCCAAAGGGTTGCCGGTTATTGCCTGATGACGTACCGTTCCAAGGTTTCAGCTACTATCCGTGTCGGCTCGCCCACCAAGGGCTGAGAACCTTGGTAGAGGCACCAGTCATAGAGCATCGATCGTTCCGTAATCGCGTACAATCTGACTATGTCATGCGCCGACGTATCCGTTGTTATTTCACCGTTTTCCTGTCCCTTTGAGACCAGCTTGCGATGAATGGCAAAGTAATATCGCTTCTGATTCACCAGTGAACGGTCACCACGCGGATTGAGCTGGGAAGCCAGCAGGGCGCTGAGCATTTCGACGGGGACTGAACGCTCAATATAATCGAAAAATTGGACGTTCAACCACTTGATCTGCGCGACCACTGATGATTCCGGATCAAGCTGATGCTCAAGCTCATGGTATTTGTCGTCGAACAGATCGCTCAAGGTGCCCAGCAACGCTGATTTTCCTTGGAAGTGGTGATAGAACGTACCCTTCGCAGTGCCAGCCTTTTCGATAATTTCATCAATGGTTGTCTTGTCAAAGCCCTTGTCTCTGAACAAGCTCCATGCCGCGTGGATGATGCTTGCCCTTGCATCCCTCACCATGAACAACTCCCTTGCGCGTCTGCAATAGTGCTGTTAGCACTCTACAACAGACCGCGGTCTGGAAGTCAGTTCAGCTGACAGATGCTTATTGCAGACATCATGGCCGCAACGCTGTAGCGCTCAGACGTTGTGCCGGTATTCATAGGGAAGCATTTTGAGCTGTCCGTAGTGATCGAATTCCTCGACTGCTTCGAGCGTATCCTTAAGAATCCCCGTTTGCATGTCCTTGTTATTGGGTTCTCCGGCATTCGAGCCGATAGGAACATGGGGAGCCGTAATCCTTGGCGCCCCTTGCTGGCGAGCAATCGGCGGTAAGGCTGCAATAAGGCATGTGCTCATGCCGGCGGCTTCGCAGGCACGCAGCACGATGGTTGCCGAACGATGGCATGTGCCACAGCCGCCGGTTGCCAACA
This Bifidobacterium sp. WK041_4_12 DNA region includes the following protein-coding sequences:
- a CDS encoding TetR/AcrR family transcriptional regulator, with protein sequence MVRDARASIIHAAWSLFRDKGFDKTTIDEIIEKAGTAKGTFYHHFQGKSALLGTLSDLFDDKYHELEHQLDPESSVVAQIKWLNVQFFDYIERSVPVEMLSALLASQLNPRGDRSLVNQKRYYFAIHRKLVSKGQENGEITTDTSAHDIVRLYAITERSMLYDWCLYQGSQPLVGEPTRIVAETLERYVIRQ